The genomic stretch TCCGTCATGTTCAGGGGGTTAATACTCGATGTAGTTTAGTCCGACAGTACTGGAAGTTGACCTAACTAGTAGAAGAATATGGCTTCGTCAGGCTCGAGCCACTCGTACCCCAAAACGGCAAAAACATTCACCAATCAACATATGCCGTTCTTATTGGGGCTGTtcagctggacttataagccggctgaaaagctgaaacggctgatttgttgtgagagaaaaacactgttcggtagctgataagccggctgattaTGTTTTTGTAAGTTAGTCCGACAGTACTGGAAGCTAATGATTCACTCAAGTTGAATTTCAGAACAAGATAAGATTCATGTTCAATTTTCCAATGACACAACAAAAAAGCACATGAATTTTGCCTCCAtacatgtttcttttttctttttaaagaaAAAGCTCTCCATATATGTTCTACAAAGCAAAGAAAGAATACATGTGTGTTTCATTCCACAACTTTACCTCTCACCACGCCGCACCCTTGGCACACAACAGAAAGTTAGGTTACCGTTTGGTTGTATAAAGGTTTTGGCACGCCACAAAAAGTTACGCAGACTATTTATTGATGGTTCTCCATCAATTTTCTTGCCGTGAGTTTGGTGCACAATTTTTATATCACAACTTTAATGCTGGTGCGGCGCAATGAGATGTGGCCATACCATATGCACTCCACACGTGAGCCTATACTTGTCGTCTTCCTCCAACCCTCGGGTACTATTATGCCTCATGACGTAAGGCTATAGTTGTTTAGTCTTCTACGTGGCCTTATCGATGTTTAAAAAATTGATCATTTTCTATCTTTTTTGGAAAATACCTAACGGTATTCAAATTCTGCGATGCATCTGATAGCTACATTCGTCCAATTCAATTTCTTTAGTTTCGAGTTCTCAATCCAATCCATTGACCTTAACATTATCTTTAATTTTTGTAAAATCGGATGATACGTAGAAAGGGACGATCTTTGCACGTCAAATCCACGGATAAGCTATGCTTAGCAACGTGCAATGTTTAAGTTCTCAGATTGAGCTCTATAACCTTTTCTGTAAGCTCAGACCTAGACTCGGCCCAACAGTTGATTGAATAACTCGCCAGTCGCAAACAACCCGAATAAACAAACAATACCGTTGCCATCGACGTTTGAGAAAACTGGTGCATTCACATCGATAATCAATACTAGACCACGAATCCAGCACGAACTGACGAGGCTCCCCTTCGTGAACAATGcgttgttgaacttgaacatCGAGCACCGCCCCAGTAATATGAACACGGCTTTATTCGCGCccttgtaaaaaaaaatcaaaattaacAACGAAGAGAAACGAGCTCAAAACCCACGAGGCCACGAGACAACCAGCGtcggaagaaaaagaagaacaagaagaagcgGCCCCCGGTCGGGTCCAagcgccggcggtggtggtggtggtggcaccgCGCCGCAGGTGTCGCGCTCGCACCCCAGCTGGGTCCAGTCCAGTCCAACGCGGCCGTGCCCCACCGCGTCAGAGTTATATGTAACGCTCCCTCCTCGCGCCGGATCCTGGTCCAAGTCCAACCTGCTGCCGCCTGCGCGAGGGGGGGCCGTGCCGGAAAAAACACCGAAACGCCTGCGTTTCCAGCCCAAAATCTCGTGGTTTTCGTTGCGATTCACCCGTTCATTTCATTTCCATTCCCCCCAACGGCCAACAACAAGgggggagaagagaggagggagaggcgaAGCGATGCCCGACGCGATACCGGCATGCttccgcggcgccgcggcgcccggcggccggGCCTCGGCGTCGTCGGGGTCCGGGTCCGCCTCGGGCGGGGCGGGGACCAGCCTCGCCACGTCCGTCTACGAGACGCGCCTCGGCCTGGCCGCGCTGTCCTGGTCGCGCGCCGCGCTCGGGCTCAGCCTCCGCGCCGTGCTCCGCGTCGCCGCGGGTCCCTCGTCGTCCTCTGACTACGGgtgcgacgacgacggcggtgggGTGGAGTACGGGGCCGCCGAGGActacgacgaggaggaggaggaggcgaccgTGGCCGTGCGCGTGCGCCCGTGGCtgctgtggcggcggcgcgggtccaAGCGGTTCCGCGTGCGGGACCGCCGGGTGGACCTGGCGTGGgacctgtcgcgggcgcggttCCCGCCCTCGGGCTCCCCGGAGCCCTCGTCGGGGTACTTCGTCGCCGTCGTGGTGGACGGCCAGATGGCGGTCGTGGCGGGGGACATGGCGGAGGAGGCGTACAGGAAGACCaaggcgcgccgcccgccggggcCGGGCCCCGTCCTCGTCTCGCGGCGCGAGCACGTGTCCATGCgcgacgcgggcggcggcggcggccgggggcacCGGACCTGCGTCATCGTCCGCGGCAAGGAGCGGGAGATCTCGGTGGATCTCGTCGCGCGCGGCCAGGGCCAGGGGCAGGGGCAGGCGAAGGAGCAGCGGGACAGGGACAGGGCTGAGGTCGGCATGTCGGTCTCCGTCGATGGCGAGCGCGTGCTCCACGTCCGCCGCCTGCGATGGAAGTTCCGCGGATCCGAGAAGGTGGACCTCGGCGGCGGTGACCGCGTCCTCGTCTCCTGGGACCTCCACAACTGGCTCTTCCCCGCGCGCGACACCTCGCCACCCGACGCCtccgcagccgccgcagcgctcgccgcggccgccaccccGCCCGCGCACGCCGTCTTCGTCTTCCGATTCGAgctcgcgggcggcggcaacggcgaggAGCGTGAATCGGCTGACGCCAAGGAGAAGGAGCTGCTCGACAAGGCTGGGAGAGGCGGCTGGGCGGGCTACGTTGGCAGGTGGGGGAGAGGTGACTGGAGCGAGAGCAGCAGCAATGGCGAGAAGCGGAGGAAGAGGGGGCAGGCCCGCAGGCTGGCCAAggcgagctcctcctcgtcggcgtcaGTGGCGTCGTCCTCCGCGTCATGGGCAAGTGGCTCGACAGTCATGGACTGGGGCAGCCCGGAGGATGCCGAGTTGCAGAGCGGCGACGGCTTCTCCCTCCTTGTCTACGCCTGGAAGAGCTAGTGTGAtgggctagcggcggcggcagaagcGGCTCGCCGGCATTGTTTCGATTGATGATTGGTTCTCGATTCAGTGAGGATTTCTCTTCCCATTGTTGTAAGTTGCAATTGTTTACCGAGCAATGTTCTTGTGCAGTTTTGAGTGCTCGCTCCACTGACCATACCATTTTTTACAATTCTCCATTGACAACCGGAGAAATGAGCTTCTACCATACTGTGTGATCAATGGTCCATCCAAATTAGGTGGCAAATCGCTAAAATTCGACAGATCATTGGTTCGTTCTCTTTTGAATTCTACAGATCATTGCGTCGTTCTCTTCATTAGGTAGTGCATTGTGGGCTTCGAATAGTATCTTGTAGGGTTAAATAAGTGATTAGCTATAGTGGTTGAATGACTAGATCTCCTCCTGTGTTAGAATAGCCAGCTGCTACGCTTTGTTCTCCATGTCTCCCGTACCACTTGCTGGAAAAGATTGGATTGCTCGGCTATTATTGGCAATCGTCGAGCTTAATCCCCAATCATGGGCTGATAGGTGACAAAAGCCGGGTTGTTTGGATCGCGACGTTCACATGCTGCTGCCTCGCTGGGATTGTGGTTGTCAGTTGTTCTCTTGCTTAAGTGGCTCAGGCTGGTGGTTAAGGCCTTGCTTAAACAATGACAATTCAGTGGGGGCTTGCCATCATCCCATGAGTGCTGCAGCCAAAACAGTGTATATCGATGCGATGCTTGGTAGGCTGTCATGCGGCATCAGCAAATTGGCCGATGGTATTTTGAAATGCGCTCGTAGTGGAGGTTGGGGTCCTGGTGTCAATTTAAACCGAGGGAATTGCGCTGACGGCTCCCCACTTCCTTTTTGCGAAAAATATCACCAAATGCCGTGCTTTCGATTTTGTGATGAAGACCCGACGAAAGTGAGTTGACGCCGAACATTCTCTACCCGGTTGAAGCGTTTGGTTGAAAGGACTTTGAAGAGGGTTTGATGAATCCTCCATAGGAAGAGGTTAATGATATTGAAGCAAGCTTAAACATGACATTTCCTCTCCTGTTAATAATACAAAGTGATGCTTCACTGTCGATGTGCTGCAAGAGAAACAAATGCAGAAGATGGAGCAGCTGCTCAGATTCAGAccccctttttttccccctttttaaGTACTAGTAGCCGAAGCTGAGAAGACTAGGACTTTAACTAGCAGTAGCCCAGATTCAGGCAATCAGGCTTGTATGGTTATTCCAAGTAGAGAAACTTCAGCGTCAGGAAATACCTCAGAGTTGCCAcaattgcaatttgcaaggagcttggaagttggaacccaGCTGGACGACGACGTGGAGAGCCTTGGCGGTTGGCGCCTTGCAAGGGAGGGaagagccatggaggcatggaCCGGTGCAAGCCAAGCCACTCTACTGAAATCTGACCAGTTATCTCTCACTCTCTTTGACCCGCGACCGGTTCTCCCATTTCCGGATCAGCGCACCCGCTCGTGCGACGATGGAGCACGGCAACACGCATCGTTTACGGCAAACCCACCCCCCGGGTCGGCGTCCCACGGCACCTCGTCCTCGCCGATCCCAGCACGCAATGGTTGACCCGGATCGCGGGATCAGGCGCCATATTCTCCGTAGCAGGCAGCTGTGGTTAGTGCGAGCAGGCTGCTAGCATTAGTGTTCTGGAAGCAAGCGAGCATCGTGTGGCTGTCACCGAAGCAGCCGCTCCTCAAATTCATCTCCCTTCGCATGCGGCTCTGGTGGAAGGAAACCGAGCGAGCGTCTGCGGCTGTAGCTGGAAGCACGCGTACGTCCAAACTCCGAAGTGTCGACCACACGTTTTTCTTTAAGCTCGAACAAGGAGGGCCGGCGATCCGCCGCGGCAGGTCGGGACAGCTGAACGGATTCAGGACTGTTGGGTCACATGGTCTCGATTGCTCCCGTCGGTGTTATACAAGGGAACAATCAGCAGCCCTCATCtttatcagaaaaaaaaaacccagcacccctcatcagtcatcacccaCACAACGAACGGTAGCCTGCGGTTCCCTTCCCCAGCGATCATACTCGTGTCCAGTGCCCTCAGCAGCAGTCAGCACCCACGCCGACGCTGGCGGCGGGATCGGATCTGCGGTCCGGCAGGGAGGGGACGCGGCCGTCATCTCACTCGCGCGCGGTGTCTTCCCCGTGGGCGCGAGCTGGAATGGAAGCCTGGAACCCGTGTGCCCCAGCCCCCAAAGCGCACGGCCGGATGGGAGGGCACCGGGACGCCGCATGTGGACGGGGCCCCGTGGTGCCGGGCCTGCCGGCCGTCGTCGACGAGTCTAGTCTCTCGTTTTGCTAAAACCGCTTTGGCCTCTTGCGAACGAACGCTTCCACGTTCCTGGCGTGGCCTAGCTAGCTACTACTAGTTCCGAGCTGAGCTCTCTCGTCGATCATCACCGTCCGCAGGGAAGTGTGTAGACAAACCTGGAAGTTCTTGTTGAAACAAACAGCGATACGGTGTAGGTTGTTTGATGGGAATCAGACTGAGCTGACCTTGGCTTTTCCGGACAAAAGACTGCAGGCCAGGTTGGGAAACGAGGTGTTCCCGTGTCTTGTTCGAAGATCCAATCTGAAAATAGTTTGCTCACTGCAAGACCCCATTTTCAAGCTTTTCTGTTCAATAACACCGTCGAACTAAAGCGGCCAGTAGCCACAGGTCAGATCCACCTTTAAGCCCGGATCTGACCAACATGGGACTAGCTAAGCAACGCCAGCTATGTTACGAAGAAGCACACGAGGCTAGGATCAGTTCGGACTACGCACGGCTGGAGACATGGTGGCTACAGCACGCCGAATCGTAATATCATCATTGAATCAACCAATATTGTACAAACACCAATCAAGATTATCTGTACCGGTAGTGTGATCCCAAAACGTACAACACTGTAATACCTTTGTGCTCTGGCAAAAACTACTTAGACAGCCAgtagatgaagatgaggaatgCGCAGACCGACGCGACGAGGGAAAGAATGATGGTGTCCATGGATTTCTTCCTTCTAATGGACGAGAGGACGTGGTTGATCTGCCAGGTTGAGTGGAAATTTGTGAGATGTACATCGTCATTAGACAATACAAATTGAGCTGTTTGGTAATAGGATATGTGATACAGACCGTAGGAAGCCGGCTGCTGACATTGCTTATCTTTGAAGTGATGCCACCAAATGTTGACCGTTGGGTCATCAGAGAGCCTAGCGTTGCTTGAGCTTGTGATATCACGTTATCCATCTGATATCATTAAATATAACTTTTAGGCACACAAATGATAGCATTCACCATTCAGAAGTTGTAACATGGTACTGAACTGATAGTAACATAGTACTATAGTAGCACATGAACTTAACTACTGACACAATTGTTTCAGGCCAATTTGTGCCTTTTGACTGTTATTCGAAAAGTATATAACCTGTGGTTTTGGGTTTACTTGTCACTTGTATAACAGAGTAATTTGTCAAATAAGTTAATTAGATGTGGTAAGAGTGTTATTAATAAGTAAAGAGGAGATTAGTAAGGTCAATAAATGTAACATAACAGTAAAGCCTTTTGGTCGCATACTGGAGACTAGCAACTTCAATGTGAAAACAAACAAAATCTTGTGCATCAATAGACAATTGATTCCCAACTCTCTAGCCTTCCCACATCACCCACAAATTTTATACTCCCTTctcgtcccaaattataggtcgttttggtatttTAAGGTTCATAGACCTTGCTTTGCACCTAGACACAGcgtatatctagatacatagcaagagctatgaacttagaaaatataaaacgacctataatttggaacggagggaatagttGCTTGATTACTTCACTTTTTGCATCTTAACCATACAATTGTCAGGTCCCTTGAAAACTAAAACTTTTGTAAATTGTAGCCTAGTATCATAATGCACATTTGTTTCT from Setaria italica strain Yugu1 chromosome II, Setaria_italica_v2.0, whole genome shotgun sequence encodes the following:
- the LOC101782485 gene encoding uncharacterized protein LOC101782485; translation: MPDAIPACFRGAAAPGGRASASSGSGSASGGAGTSLATSVYETRLGLAALSWSRAALGLSLRAVLRVAAGPSSSSDYGCDDDGGGVEYGAAEDYDEEEEEATVAVRVRPWLLWRRRGSKRFRVRDRRVDLAWDLSRARFPPSGSPEPSSGYFVAVVVDGQMAVVAGDMAEEAYRKTKARRPPGPGPVLVSRREHVSMRDAGGGGGRGHRTCVIVRGKEREISVDLVARGQGQGQGQAKEQRDRDRAEVGMSVSVDGERVLHVRRLRWKFRGSEKVDLGGGDRVLVSWDLHNWLFPARDTSPPDASAAAAALAAAATPPAHAVFVFRFELAGGGNGEERESADAKEKELLDKAGRGGWAGYVGRWGRGDWSESSSNGEKRRKRGQARRLAKASSSSSASVASSSASWASGSTVMDWGSPEDAELQSGDGFSLLVYAWKS